A single genomic interval of Helianthus annuus cultivar XRQ/B chromosome 13, HanXRQr2.0-SUNRISE, whole genome shotgun sequence harbors:
- the LOC110902490 gene encoding uncharacterized protein LOC110902490 — MKMASALKAEKKGKMVKKCSCMGITVPDLDFHDFDTDRSEEVFKSRQIWAIYDEEDGMTHLYCLIRQVISVKPFELHITYLNSLPDAEFGLNKSCGSFKAAHSVFVDQVNIFSHLLGRENPGKGGCVKIYPQGGDIWAVWNKKTSKRRRYEMVEILEDYSEKAGACVTPLVKLKGYKSVYQRNPDKSAVRLIPRKEMVRF, encoded by the coding sequence ATGAAAATGGCTTCTGCTTTGAAGGCTGAAAAGAAGGGAAAGATGGTCAAGAAATGTAGTTGTATGGGGATAACAGTCCCTGATCTCGATTTTCATGATTTTGACACGGATCGATCTGAGGAAGTCTTCAAGTCCAGACAGATATGGGCTATATATGACGAAGAAGACGGGATGACCCATCTTTACTGTCTGATTCGCCAAGTCATCTCTGTGAAACCCTTTGAGCTTCATATCACTTACTTAAACTCATTACCTGACGCTGAATTTGGACTTAATAAATCGTGTGGAAGTTTCAAGGCTGCACATTCTGTGTTTGTTGATCAAGTCAACATTTTTTCTCATCTTTTGGGCCGAGAAAACCCTGGGAAAGGAGGGTGTGTTAAAATCTACCCGCAAGGAGGGGATATATGGGCGGTTTGGAACAAGAAAACGTCCAAGAGGCGGAGATACGAAATGGTCGAAATTCTTGAAGATTATTCTGAAAAAGCTGGAGCGTGTGTGACGCCATTGGTGAAATTAAAGGGGTACAAGAGTGTGTATCAAAGAAACCCTGACAAAAGCGCGGTTCGGCTAATTCCCAGAAAAGAAATGGTGCGGTTTTAG